In a single window of the Drosophila albomicans strain 15112-1751.03 chromosome 3, ASM965048v2, whole genome shotgun sequence genome:
- the LOC127565407 gene encoding serine protease 1-like, whose product MLSVPITKHENFNNTNLIYDIALIRTPRVEYSELVKKVSLADRDNDYEGSWAINSKKNCWNFIKKPSDTNICVGPNIRHGDSGGPLVTRDDSKLVGLSSFIDSDLSGFTRVSAYLDWIRSHTGLE is encoded by the exons ATGTTGTCAGTCCCAATAACGAAGCACGAAAACTTTAACAATACAAATCTCATATATGATATTGCCCTCATTCGCACACCTCGTGTGGAGTACTCGGAGTTGGTTAAAAAAGTGTCGCTTGCCGATCGCGATAATGACTACGAAGGATCCTGGGCT ATTAACAGCAAGAAGAACTGCTGGAATTTCATTAAGAAACCATCGGACACCAATATCTGCGTCGGTCCAAATATCCGCCATGGCGACTCTGGTGGTCCATTGGTAACACGTGATGATTCCAAACTCGTTGGTCTATCTTCTTTTATAGACTCGGATTTAAGTGGATTCACTCGGGTTAGCGCATATCTGGACTGGATTCGTAGTCACACTGGCCTAGAATAG
- the LOC117571632 gene encoding serine protease 1-like: MQVLLVFLSVIIALSLGSKLPLSGTQHLNIHQRIHKGKYAHTGQFPYIVSLLTVEGTKGFPCGGSIIDHNWILTAAHCTHNKDWVQIFYGTTEKWKSEISHVVSSDNIIEHEHYDNRTLENDIALIRTPYVEYSELVNKVSLADRENDYVGAWSIASGWGKNEYGIEQENLQFIDLQIHSKMNCWNYIYKPSDTIICVAPFVGEGDSGGPLITRDDPKLVGITSFVGDLSGFTRVSAYLDWIRSHTGLQ, encoded by the coding sequence ATGCAAGTTCTACTCGTCTTTCTGTCTGTGATAATTGCTCTGTCACTTGGGTCTAAGCTTCCGCTTAGTGGAACCCAACATCTTAATATCCACCAACGCATCCACAAGGGAAAATATGCCCATACAGGACAATTCCCATATATTGTTTCGTTGCTCACAGTTGAGGGCACAAAAGGTTTTCCATGTGGTGGCTCCATCATTGATCACAACTGGATTTTGACTGCCGCTcattgcacacacaacaaagaTTGGGTTCAAATCTTCTATGGTACAACGGAAAAATGGAAGAGCGAAATTAGTCATGTTGTCAGTTCCGATAACATTATTGAGCACGAGCACTATGATAATAGAACTCTCGAAAATGATATTGCCCTTATTCGCACACCTTATGTGGAGTACTCGGAGTTGGTTAATAAAGTGTCGCTTGCCGATCGCGAAAATGACTACGTAGGAGCGTGGTCCATAGCCAGTGGATGGGGCAAAAATGAATATGGTATAGAACAGGAAAATCTACAGTTTATCGACTTGCAGATTCACAGCAAAATGAACTGCTggaattacatttataaaccATCGGACACAATCATCTGCGTCGCTCCATTTGTCGGTGAAGGCGACTCTGGGGGTCCATTGATCACACGCGATGATCCCAAACTGGTTGGGATCACCTCTTTTGTAGGTGATCTAAGTGGCTTCACTCGGGTTAGCGCTTACCTGGACTGGATTCGTAGTCACACTGGCCTACAATAG
- the LOC117571633 gene encoding serine protease 1-like produces the protein MQVLLVFLSVTFVLSLGAKLPLGGTRNFDIQQRIQNGNYAHKGQFPYIVSMTIRMVNGISGCGGSIIDHNWILTAAHCTHNAKWVKIFYGSTKYEQGEFSHVVGSENIIEHENYDNRTHVNDIALIRTPRVEYSELVNKVSLADRDNDYVGAVAVASGWGQNEDGIEQENLQFIDLQIHTKMNCWNFVVKPSDTMICVGPFVGRGDSGGPLVTRDDPKLVGVASFLDPGRLGGFSRVSRYLDWIRNHTGLQ, from the coding sequence ATGCAAGTTCTACTCGTCTTTCTATCTGTGACATTTGTCCTGTCACTTGGGGCTAAGCTTCCGCTCGGTGGAACCCGAAATTTCGATATTCAGCAACGCATCCAAAACGGAAATTATGCCCATAAAGGACAATTCCCATACATTGTTTCGATGACCATCCGTATGGTGAATGGAATTTCTGGATGTGGGGGTTCCATCATTGATCACAACTGGATTTTGACTGCCGCTCATTGCACGCACAACGCCAAGTGGGTTAAAATCTTCTATGgttcaacaaaatatgagcAGGGTGAATTTAGCCATGTAGTTGGTTCCGAAAACATTATTGAGCACGAAAACTATGATAATAGAACTCACGTGAATGATATTGCCCTCATTCGCACACCTCGTGTGGAGTACTCCGAGTTGGTTAATAAAGTGTCGCTTGCCGATCGCGATAATGACTACGTAGGAGCGGTGGCCGTAGCCAGTGGATGGGGCCAAAATGAAGATGGTATAGAACAGGAAAATCTACAGTTTATCGACTTGCAGATTCACACCAAAATGAATTGCTGGAATTTCGTTGTGAAACCATCGGATACCATGATCTGCGTCGGTCCATTTGTCGGTAGAGGCGACTCTGGTGGTCCATTGGTCACACGTGATGATCCCAAACTCGTTGGTGTAGCCTCTTTTCTAGACCCAGGTCGACTAGGTGGCTTTAGTCGAGTTAGCAGATATCTGGACTGGATTCGTAACCACACTGGCCTACAATAG
- the LOC117572349 gene encoding serine protease 1-like yields MQVLLVFLSVTFALSHGAKLPLGGTRNFDIQQRIFGGEIADKGQFPYIVSLLIRKGNHSGVCGGSIIDHNWILTAAHCTHNADGVQIFYGSTEKWKSEISHVVSPDNIIEHEDYNNLTAANDIALIRTPRVEYSELVNKVSLADRDNDYEGAWGVASGWGKNENGRPQENLQFIDLQINSKRNCWNFVYEPSDTMICVGPFVGDGDSGGPLVTRDDPKLVGVASFLDPGRLGGFSRVSSYLDWIRNHTGLQ; encoded by the exons ATGCAAGTTCTACTCGTCTTTCTATCTGTGACATTTGCCCTGTCACATGGGGCTAAGCTTCCACTCGGTGGAACCCGAAATTTCGATATTCAGCAACGCATCTTCGGAGGAGAAATTGCCGATAAAGGACAATTCCCATACATTGTTTCGTTACTCATACGTAAGGGCAATCATAGTGGTGTATGTGGTGGCTCCATCATTGATCACAACTGGATTTTGACTGCCGCTCATTGCACGCACAACGCCGATGGGGTTCAAATCTTCTATGGTTCAACGGAAAAATGGAAGAGTGAAATTAGTCATGTTGTCAGTCCCGATAACATTATTGAGCACGAAGACTATAATAATTTAACGGCCGCGAATGATATTGCCCTTATTCGCACAC CTCGTGTGGAGTACTCGGAGTTGGTTAATAAAGTGTCGCTTGCCGATCGCGATAATGACTACGAAGGAGCGTGGGGTGTAGCCAGTGGATGgggcaaaaatgaaaatggtaGACCACAGGAAAATCTACAGTTCATCGACTTACAGATTAACAGCAAAAGGAACTGCTGGAATTTCGTTTATGAACCATCGGACACCATGATCTGCGTTGGTCCATTTGTCGGTGATGGCGACTCTGGAGGTCCATTGGTCACACGTGATGATCCCAAACTCGTTGGTGTAGCTTCTTTTCTAGACCCAGGTCGACTAGGTGGCTTTAGTCGAGTTAGCAGTTATCTGGACTGGATTCGTAACCACACTGGCCTACAATAG
- the LOC117571634 gene encoding serine protease 1-like: protein MQVLLVFLSVTFALSHGAKLPLGGTQNLNIQQRIYGGEIAHKGQFPYIVSLAIKRVDGMFTCGGSIIDNNWILTAAHCTHNAEWVQIFYGTTEEWKSQISNVVRPDNIIEHELYNDFTLLNDIALIRTPRVEYSELVNKVSLADRDNDYEGAWAVASGWGEIENNSKLQFVGLQIDRKSSNTIIRSTISYGKSCGGGDSGGPLVTRDDPKLIGVTSKGQPGVSTSFTRVSAYLDWIRSHTGLE, encoded by the coding sequence ATGCAAGTTCTACTCGTCTTTCTATCTGTGACATTTGCCCTGTCACATGGGGCTAAGCTTCCGCTCGGTGGAACCCAAAATCTTAATATCCAGCAACGCATCTATGGGGGAGAAATTGCCCATAAAGGACAATTCCCATACATTGTTTCGTTGGCCATCAAAAGGGTGGATGGAATGTTTACATGTGGAGGCTCCATCATTGATAACAACTGGATTTTGACTGCCGCTCATTGCACACACAACGCCGAGTGGGTTCAAATCTTCTATGGTACAACGGAAGAATGGAAGAGTCAAATTAGTAATGTTGTCAGACCCGATAACATTATTGAGCACGAACTTTACAATGATTTCACGCTCTTGAATGATATTGCCCTCATTCGCACACCTCGTGTGGAGTACTCGGAGTTGGTTAATAAAGTGTCACTTGCCGATCGTGATAATGACTACGAAGGAGCGTGGGCTGTAGCCAGTGGATGGGGCGAAATTGAGAATAATTCAAAGCTACAGTTTGTCGGCTTGCAGATTGACCGAAAGAGTTCGAACACCATTATCAGAAGCACAATTTCGTATGGCAAATCCTGCGGCGGTGGTGACTCTGGCGGCCCATTGGTCACTCGTGATGATCCCAAACTTATTGGTGTTACCTCAAAAGGACAACCAGGTGTTTCCACTTCCTTTACTCGAGTTAGCGCTTATCTGGACTGGATTCGTAGTCACACTGGCCTAGAATAG
- the LOC117571631 gene encoding serine protease 1-like, which produces MQVLFILLSVTISLSLGGKLPFGGTKNFNIQQRIYNGEDAQNGQFPYIVSLSISLSDDNGALCGGSIIDHTWILTAAHCTHKAKSIKIFYGSTKVGQGEFSHEVNTDNIIEHEHYDDDTLENDLALIRTPHVDYSELVNKVSLADRDNDYEGAWAVASGWGETYDNSATPENLQFADLQIKSKKDCWDVIGRESDNILCVSTSEGKTIGSGDSGGPLVTHDDPKLVGVSSFSLEADEILPAGFSRVSANLDWIREHTGLE; this is translated from the coding sequence ATGCAAGTTCTGTTCATCCTTCTATCAGTGACAATTTCTTTATCACTTGGTGGTAAACTTCCGTTCGGTGGAaccaaaaatttcaatatacagCAACGCATTTATAACGGAGAAGATGCCCAAAACGGACAATTTCCATACATTGTGTCGTTGAGCATCAGTCTGAGCGATGATAATGGTGCCTTGTGTGGTGGCTCCATTATTGATCACACCTGGATTTTGACTGCCGCTCATTGCACACACAAGGCCAAATCGATTAAAATCTTCTATGGTTCTACGAAAGTTGGTCAGGGTGAATTTAGCCATGAAGTCAATACCGATAACATTATTGAGCATGAGCACTACGATGATGACACGCTCGAGAATGATTTGGCCCTCATTCGTACACCGCATGTGGATTACTCCGAGCTGGTTAATAAAGTGTCGCTTGCCGATCGCGATAATGACTACGAAGGAGCGTGGGCCGTAGCCAGTGGCTGGGGAGAAACCTATGACAATAGTGCAACACCAGAGAATCTGCAGTTTGCCGACTTACAGATAAAGAGCAAAAAGGATTGCTGGGATGTAATTGGCCGTGAATCGGATAACATTCTCTGTGTCAGCACCTCGGAAGGCAAAACCATTGGCAGCGGCGACTCTGGCGGTCCACTGGTCACCCATGATGATCCCAAACTCGTTGGTGTCAGTTCTTTTTCACTCGAAGCTGACGAAATTCTTCCAGCTGGATTCAGTCGAGTTAGCGCTAATTTGGATTGGATTCGTGAGCACACTGGCCTAGAATAA